In Acidobacteriota bacterium, a genomic segment contains:
- a CDS encoding rhodanese-like domain-containing protein, producing MRFRNSILAAILTMALAGAAFAQTSKHTHEHDSDKAADSKASADDAKPKITAKDLKQRLDKGEKITILDARSNLGGQILKGALHVPMDKLEEWAKDVAKNAVIVTYCTCPNDESADSEVQKLREMGFKNVYALSGGLDAARAAGLEVVTPADK from the coding sequence ATGCGATTCAGAAACTCTATACTGGCGGCGATTCTTACGATGGCACTTGCGGGGGCGGCATTCGCTCAGACAAGTAAACATACCCACGAGCACGACTCAGATAAGGCGGCAGACTCGAAGGCTTCAGCCGATGACGCCAAACCTAAAATAACGGCGAAGGATCTCAAGCAACGGCTCGACAAGGGCGAGAAAATCACAATCCTCGACGCGCGCTCCAACCTCGGCGGGCAGATTCTAAAGGGCGCGCTTCACGTCCCGATGGATAAACTGGAAGAGTGGGCGAAGGACGTTGCCAAGAACGCGGTAATAGTCACCTACTGCACATGCCCAAACGACGAATCGGCGGACAGCGAAGTGCAAAAGCTGCGTGAGATGGGATTTAAGAATGTTTATGCGCTCAGCGGCGGTCTGGATGCCGCGCGTGCGGCGGGGCTCGAGGTGGTGACCCCGGCCGACAAGTAA
- the gpmI gene encoding 2,3-bisphosphoglycerate-independent phosphoglycerate mutase yields the protein MTKVKNAPLVLIVLDGFGYSAKREGNAIALARTPHFDEWYKQYPNTLVEASGQYVGLRAGQMGNSEVGHLNIGGGRIVRMDTSRIDHAIETGELFHNDALIQAIEHANSRKSALHLMGLVSHGGVHSSQEHLYALLRMAGERNLERVFVHAFLDGRDTAPDSGAGFIAELIDKTGEYALGRVATVVGRYYAMDRDKRWQRTEKAYRLMRCGEGRARRDPVAAIRESYSEGVTDEFVKPIVIVDDGGKPIATIRDGDSVIFFNFRSDRARQITRAFTEDDFTFFDRGPKPEIRFTCMTYYDRQFALPVAFGPEHLDHILADVFAEAGLKNLRIAETEKYAHVTFFFNGGVEPPFPGEERILIPSPKVATYDLKPEMSAHGITDEVVNQIESGRFDVVIMNYANADMVGHTGNLEATIKAIEVIDECLGRVVGATRAKGGSVIITADHGNAEQMIDLATGQIFTAHTTNPVPAILIGDHRCRLREGGSLRDIAPTMLGILGLKKPTQMTGQDLRIEDRGSRIEDRG from the coding sequence TTGACCAAAGTTAAGAATGCGCCTCTTGTGTTGATAGTTCTCGACGGGTTCGGGTACTCGGCCAAACGAGAAGGCAACGCGATTGCTCTTGCCCGGACGCCGCATTTCGATGAGTGGTACAAGCAGTATCCCAACACGCTCGTCGAAGCTTCCGGACAATACGTCGGCCTGCGCGCCGGGCAAATGGGTAACAGCGAGGTAGGGCATCTGAACATCGGCGGCGGGCGGATCGTGCGAATGGACACTTCGCGCATCGACCACGCGATTGAGACGGGTGAGCTCTTTCACAACGACGCGCTCATACAAGCGATAGAACACGCGAACAGCCGCAAGTCGGCTTTGCACCTGATGGGCCTCGTCTCTCACGGTGGAGTTCATTCTTCGCAAGAGCACCTGTATGCGCTGCTGCGAATGGCCGGGGAGCGAAACCTCGAACGAGTCTTCGTGCACGCGTTTCTTGACGGCCGCGACACCGCACCCGATTCAGGAGCCGGCTTTATCGCCGAGCTTATCGACAAGACGGGCGAATATGCCCTCGGCCGAGTAGCTACGGTTGTCGGGCGCTACTATGCGATGGACCGGGACAAGCGATGGCAGCGCACGGAGAAGGCTTATCGGTTGATGCGCTGCGGCGAGGGACGCGCCCGGCGAGATCCGGTTGCGGCGATTCGCGAGTCCTACAGCGAAGGCGTCACCGACGAGTTCGTGAAGCCGATCGTGATTGTCGATGACGGCGGCAAGCCAATCGCGACCATTCGAGACGGAGACAGCGTGATCTTCTTCAACTTCCGTTCGGATCGCGCGAGACAGATCACGCGCGCGTTCACCGAGGATGACTTTACTTTCTTTGATCGAGGACCGAAGCCGGAGATACGGTTCACTTGCATGACCTATTACGATCGCCAGTTTGCTTTGCCCGTAGCGTTCGGGCCGGAGCATCTCGATCACATACTCGCCGACGTGTTTGCCGAAGCCGGGCTCAAAAACCTGCGCATAGCCGAGACGGAAAAATACGCGCACGTAACCTTCTTTTTCAACGGCGGAGTCGAGCCCCCGTTTCCCGGCGAGGAGCGAATCTTGATCCCGTCTCCGAAGGTGGCCACTTATGACTTGAAGCCGGAGATGAGCGCGCACGGCATAACGGATGAAGTGGTGAACCAAATCGAAAGCGGCCGATTCGACGTGGTGATAATGAACTACGCGAACGCGGATATGGTGGGTCACACCGGAAACCTTGAGGCAACGATTAAGGCGATCGAGGTGATCGATGAATGTCTTGGCCGAGTAGTCGGCGCGACGCGTGCGAAAGGCGGCTCGGTGATCATCACGGCTGATCACGGCAACGCCGAGCAGATGATCGATCTCGCGACCGGGCAGATCTTCACGGCGCACACCACGAATCCGGTGCCCGCCATTTTGATTGGCGATCATCGCTGCCGGCTGCGCGAGGGTGGATCGTTGAGAGACATCGCGCCGACGATGTTGGGCATCCTGGGCCTCAAGAAGCCTACGCAGATGACCGGGCAGGATTTGAGGATAGAAGATAGAGGATCGAGGATAGAGGATAGAGGATAG
- a CDS encoding cation:proton antiporter, with protein sequence MIATGFHALLLASADHGRILLALFIALLAAKLAAELFERIRQPAVVGEIIAGIIIGPSVLNFVQPTDVLEALAEIGVIFLLFTVGLETRPSEIFKVGGTATIVAVLGVVVPFLAGWGLLSLWPGYSSIEAIFLGAAMVATSVGITARVLSGMGLITAEASRVILAAAVIDDVIGLLVLAVASSLAEGSVNYFHIGLITFLAIGFTLLVVAFGSRVVNRVKHPVRNLKIDHSLLMFALVLCFGLAAVANLIGIAGIIGAFLAGVALSEATDGTRLHQQSQALTEFTTPFFLITIGMKLNLAIFLSSDVVVLSAVVIVLAILTKLVGCGLGAIGMGRRRAIQVGVGMIPRGEVGIVVAQIGVAMAVISDTVYGVVLAMAVITTLAAPPFLKLAFAGEQAATQPSEYVSELQDEIS encoded by the coding sequence TTGATCGCAACGGGATTTCACGCATTGTTGCTCGCATCCGCGGATCACGGACGAATCTTGCTTGCACTTTTTATTGCGCTGCTTGCGGCCAAGCTTGCGGCGGAGCTGTTCGAGCGAATCCGCCAGCCCGCCGTGGTCGGCGAGATAATTGCCGGCATAATCATCGGTCCATCGGTGCTCAATTTCGTGCAGCCTACCGATGTGCTGGAAGCCCTCGCCGAGATCGGCGTGATCTTTTTGCTTTTCACCGTCGGGCTCGAGACTCGCCCGAGTGAAATCTTCAAGGTTGGGGGAACGGCCACGATCGTCGCAGTGCTCGGGGTGGTGGTCCCGTTTCTTGCCGGATGGGGCTTGCTTTCCTTGTGGCCCGGATATTCGTCGATTGAAGCGATTTTTCTGGGCGCGGCGATGGTAGCGACCTCCGTCGGCATAACCGCGCGAGTGCTGTCCGGAATGGGTTTGATAACTGCCGAAGCCAGCCGGGTGATCCTTGCCGCTGCCGTGATCGATGACGTGATTGGCCTGTTGGTTCTGGCCGTAGCGAGCAGCCTAGCAGAGGGGAGCGTGAACTATTTCCACATTGGACTCATCACCTTTCTGGCTATCGGATTTACCCTGCTAGTGGTCGCGTTCGGTTCGCGAGTGGTCAATCGAGTCAAACACCCGGTCAGAAACTTGAAGATCGATCATTCGCTGCTGATGTTCGCGCTCGTGCTGTGCTTTGGACTGGCTGCGGTTGCCAACCTGATAGGAATAGCCGGAATCATCGGCGCGTTCTTGGCGGGAGTCGCACTCTCAGAAGCTACCGACGGAACCAGACTGCATCAACAGTCTCAAGCGCTCACGGAGTTCACCACACCTTTCTTCCTCATAACCATAGGAATGAAGCTCAACCTGGCGATATTCCTGTCATCAGATGTCGTGGTGCTCTCCGCGGTGGTCATCGTATTGGCGATCTTGACCAAGTTAGTCGGCTGCGGACTTGGCGCCATTGGAATGGGCCGGCGGCGAGCTATTCAAGTTGGAGTCGGAATGATTCCGCGCGGAGAAGTCGGAATTGTCGTAGCCCAGATCGGAGTCGCGATGGCGGTCATCAGCGACACGGTATACGGGGTAGTGCTGGCGATGGCGGTGATAACCACGCTCGCCGCTCCGCCCTTCCTAAAGCTCGCTTTCGCGGGCGAGCAAGCAGCCACTCAACCCTCAGAGTACGTTTCAGAGCTACAAGACGAGATAAGCTGA
- a CDS encoding HAD hydrolase-like protein, with amino-acid sequence MDFRVVLFDIDGTLIKTVRRGEYRGLIHAMLLDVFGTCGQIAQVDFAGKTDLAIYREALECEGVTPAQIRERLPLVEAATVEILNHLAATGDVFRLCPGVRDLLEKLALDSRFLPSLLTGNVEKLAEAKLRVAGIWHYFKGRGAFGSDDEDRDHLPAIAAERLNAHLGRALAPDRFIIVGDTPRDISCARHFGARVLAVASGAHTVEQLEPFAPDALLADLSDTSSVIRLLTEI; translated from the coding sequence ATGGACTTCCGCGTAGTCCTTTTCGACATCGACGGCACGTTGATCAAGACCGTTCGGCGGGGCGAGTATCGCGGACTCATACACGCGATGCTGTTAGACGTCTTCGGGACGTGCGGGCAAATCGCTCAGGTCGATTTCGCCGGCAAGACCGATCTTGCGATTTATCGAGAGGCGCTCGAGTGTGAGGGTGTCACTCCGGCGCAGATACGCGAGCGGCTTCCGCTGGTCGAAGCGGCAACGGTCGAAATCTTGAATCATCTCGCGGCGACCGGCGACGTGTTTCGACTTTGCCCCGGCGTCCGAGACTTACTTGAAAAGCTTGCCCTCGATTCGCGATTCCTGCCGAGCTTGCTCACGGGCAACGTCGAGAAGCTCGCAGAAGCCAAGCTGCGAGTCGCCGGAATCTGGCACTACTTCAAAGGGCGCGGCGCGTTCGGCAGCGATGACGAGGATCGCGACCACCTGCCTGCGATCGCCGCTGAGAGACTCAACGCTCATCTAGGACGAGCCCTCGCGCCCGATCGATTTATCATAGTCGGCGACACGCCTCGCGACATATCGTGCGCTCGCCATTTCGGCGCGCGGGTGCTTGCGGTGGCTTCGGGAGCACACACGGTCGAGCAACTGGAACCCTTCGCTCCCGATGCCCTGCTGGCAGACTTGAGCGATACCTCATCAGTGATTCGGCTGCTGACAGAGATCTGA
- a CDS encoding DUF5678 domain-containing protein has translation MAEEKRGPLEDDLRNYENKWVAILESEDRVVGSGDTAYQAKVQADANGYSEAALFKVRPFGKSYVYAFL, from the coding sequence ATGGCTGAAGAGAAAAGAGGACCGCTAGAAGACGATCTCAGGAACTATGAGAATAAGTGGGTTGCAATCCTTGAGAGTGAAGATAGGGTTGTCGGAAGTGGAGATACCGCTTATCAGGCCAAAGTCCAAGCGGATGCAAATGGATATAGCGAAGCGGCCCTATTCAAGGTTCGACCGTTTGGAAAATCTTATGTGTATGCGTTCTTATGA
- a CDS encoding c-type cytochrome, giving the protein MKLGWQMVTLMAAAVISLGMTPPNQDPVSRLTADDLARGKQMFVGQCALCHGIGATGGRGPALNQPDLPRAADNSALFQIIKNGIPETEMPDAWQMTDREIWQVAGYVRSLGGTAVVKLPGDTSRGKAIYDSKGACAACHIVSGRGGSLGPKLTDIGARRSAAYLREALTDPGASVPDGFLVVSIVTRDGHKVRGMRANEDSFTIQLRDAAGVFHSFRKLDLAELKKEFGSSMMPAYRDALSASELDDLVAYLSGLRGGK; this is encoded by the coding sequence ATGAAATTGGGTTGGCAGATGGTGACGCTGATGGCCGCCGCGGTCATCTCGCTGGGGATGACCCCGCCGAATCAAGACCCGGTCTCGAGGCTGACGGCGGACGATCTGGCGCGCGGCAAACAAATGTTCGTTGGGCAGTGCGCGTTGTGTCATGGAATCGGCGCAACCGGCGGCCGCGGTCCGGCGCTAAACCAACCGGATCTCCCTCGGGCCGCGGACAACAGCGCCTTGTTTCAAATCATCAAGAACGGCATCCCTGAAACCGAGATGCCAGACGCATGGCAAATGACCGATCGCGAAATCTGGCAAGTCGCCGGCTACGTGAGGTCGCTTGGCGGAACTGCCGTCGTCAAACTTCCCGGAGATACATCTAGAGGCAAAGCGATCTACGACTCGAAGGGAGCGTGCGCGGCGTGTCACATCGTAAGCGGGAGAGGTGGAAGTCTCGGCCCCAAGCTCACTGACATCGGCGCTCGACGCAGCGCGGCCTACTTGCGCGAAGCCTTGACTGATCCAGGCGCGTCGGTCCCGGATGGGTTTCTCGTCGTCAGCATCGTCACACGTGACGGTCATAAAGTGAGAGGCATGCGCGCGAACGAGGATTCATTCACCATACAACTTCGAGACGCGGCGGGCGTCTTCCACTCCTTCCGCAAGCTCGATCTTGCGGAGTTAAAGAAAGAATTCGGGTCCTCTATGATGCCGGCCTATCGCGATGCTCTTTCTGCCTCCGAGCTCGACGATCTGGTCGCTTACCTTTCGGGCCTGCGAGGTGGCAAATGA
- a CDS encoding slipin family protein: MGLTNKDTQLAQTKPALPIPNAPRLNIVAAMLFLFPLLLGVIPAVMFNNPIGPIIGLVIGLLLAQAPKVAKQWEKAVVLRLGRYVGIRGPGLFWIVPLIDTVSSWIDQRIITTNFVAEQTLTSDTVPVNVDAVLFWMVYDPEKAALEVQDYQQAVSWASQTALRDIIGRTALTELLRGRERIEEELQKLIDERSNPWGVTVQSVEMRDVVIPDALQDAMSREAQASREKQARIILGQAEVEIAHLFAKAAESYMGNPTALHLRAMNMLYEGLKEKGALMLVPSSAVESMSMGGLLGAAAFRQQALTGTKEDIEIK, encoded by the coding sequence ATGGGACTCACCAATAAGGACACTCAACTGGCGCAAACCAAACCAGCACTCCCCATTCCAAACGCACCGCGTTTGAACATCGTGGCTGCGATGCTTTTTTTGTTTCCATTGCTCCTCGGTGTGATCCCCGCGGTCATGTTTAACAACCCGATCGGCCCGATCATCGGCCTGGTCATCGGACTGTTGCTGGCGCAGGCTCCCAAGGTCGCCAAGCAATGGGAGAAAGCCGTAGTGCTTCGACTCGGTCGCTACGTCGGCATCAGGGGCCCCGGTCTGTTCTGGATCGTGCCGTTGATCGACACGGTATCTTCGTGGATCGATCAACGCATCATCACTACCAACTTCGTAGCGGAGCAAACGCTCACCTCGGACACCGTGCCGGTCAACGTGGACGCTGTGTTGTTCTGGATGGTCTACGATCCCGAGAAGGCCGCACTCGAAGTGCAGGACTATCAGCAAGCGGTGAGTTGGGCGTCGCAAACCGCGCTGCGCGACATCATCGGCCGCACAGCCCTTACTGAGCTGTTGAGAGGCCGCGAGCGCATTGAGGAAGAGTTACAGAAGTTGATCGACGAACGCTCGAATCCCTGGGGCGTGACTGTTCAATCGGTCGAGATGCGAGACGTTGTAATCCCGGACGCCCTGCAAGACGCGATGTCGCGCGAGGCCCAGGCCTCTCGCGAGAAGCAAGCGCGCATCATCCTGGGCCAGGCTGAAGTAGAGATCGCGCACCTCTTTGCTAAAGCGGCTGAGTCTTACATGGGAAACCCAACAGCGCTTCACCTGCGCGCGATGAACATGCTGTACGAAGGCTTGAAGGAGAAGGGCGCGTTGATGCTTGTGCCGAGCTCGGCAGTCGAATCGATGAGCATGGGCGGTCTGCTCGGCGCAGCGGCATTCAGACAGCAGGCGCTCACTGGAACCAAAGAAGACATTGAAATAAAGTAG
- a CDS encoding PQQ-dependent dehydrogenase, methanol/ethanol family gives MKSLRFLVTACSLLFPAFVLAQVPYKRIVNAASEPGNWLTYSGNYQAHRFSPLTEINPQNVARLKPAWVYQIAARSRFETSPLVVDGIMYVTEPPTKVTALDSRTGRRLWTWQRAMPLVVRTIGFGPTNRGVAILDDTLYVGALDCHLIALDARSGAVRWATKVADNTTGHSITAAPLAIDGKIIVGISGGEAGIRGFLDAYDAKTGKLAWRLWTVPAPGEPGHDTWSGDSWKTGGAPTWVTGSFDPELNLIYWGTGNPGPDWNGDVRPGDNLYSCSLLAVDASTGKLKWYFQFTPHDVHDWDATEIPVLLDASIGGRTRKLVAMANRNAFYYLLDRATGEFILGTPYAKQTWAKGLNARGRPIVLPNTEPTVEGNLVWPSLQGATNWFSPSYSPATRLFYVAVREMGAYYYKGEAEYKPGTFFAGGGERALAGDQASGAIRALEVETGKMKWEFRLQSPPWAGVLATAGGLVFGGSDEGNFYALDGLSGKPLWDFQTGGAMAANPISFLIDGKQHVAIAAGHSLFVFGLR, from the coding sequence ATGAAGAGCCTCCGTTTCCTGGTGACAGCCTGTAGCCTTCTCTTCCCCGCATTTGTTCTGGCACAGGTCCCGTATAAGAGAATCGTCAACGCCGCGAGCGAACCCGGCAATTGGCTTACTTATTCAGGCAACTATCAAGCGCATCGCTTCTCGCCGCTCACGGAGATCAATCCTCAAAACGTCGCCCGTTTGAAACCGGCATGGGTTTACCAGATTGCGGCCCGCAGCAGATTTGAAACGTCGCCGCTGGTGGTGGACGGAATCATGTATGTCACCGAGCCGCCGACTAAGGTCACCGCGCTGGACTCGCGCACGGGCCGGCGGTTGTGGACGTGGCAACGAGCTATGCCGCTTGTGGTCAGAACGATTGGTTTCGGACCGACAAACCGAGGCGTTGCGATTCTCGATGACACCCTCTACGTCGGGGCGCTCGACTGTCATCTAATCGCGCTGGACGCCAGGTCGGGAGCCGTTCGCTGGGCGACGAAAGTCGCCGACAACACGACCGGGCACTCAATCACCGCGGCCCCGCTGGCGATTGATGGAAAGATCATCGTCGGCATCTCCGGCGGCGAAGCCGGAATACGCGGGTTCCTCGACGCCTATGACGCGAAGACAGGCAAGCTCGCCTGGCGGTTGTGGACGGTTCCAGCTCCGGGTGAGCCGGGTCACGACACTTGGAGCGGCGACAGTTGGAAAACCGGCGGCGCGCCGACCTGGGTGACCGGCTCATTCGATCCCGAGTTGAATCTGATTTACTGGGGAACGGGAAATCCGGGACCGGATTGGAACGGAGACGTTCGTCCCGGGGACAATCTGTATTCGTGTTCGCTCCTTGCTGTCGATGCTTCCACTGGAAAGCTCAAATGGTATTTTCAGTTCACGCCGCACGACGTGCATGACTGGGATGCGACGGAGATTCCGGTGCTGCTTGATGCCAGCATCGGAGGACGGACGCGCAAGCTGGTTGCGATGGCCAACCGCAACGCGTTCTATTACCTGCTCGATCGCGCAACCGGTGAATTCATACTTGGAACTCCCTACGCGAAGCAGACGTGGGCCAAGGGACTCAACGCGCGCGGCCGCCCGATCGTGCTTCCCAACACTGAGCCTACGGTCGAGGGCAATCTCGTCTGGCCGAGCCTGCAAGGCGCGACTAACTGGTTCAGCCCTTCGTACAGCCCGGCGACCAGGCTGTTTTACGTTGCTGTTCGCGAGATGGGTGCCTACTACTACAAGGGCGAAGCCGAATACAAACCGGGGACATTCTTTGCCGGCGGGGGCGAACGGGCGCTCGCCGGCGATCAGGCTTCCGGGGCGATCCGCGCGCTTGAAGTCGAGACCGGAAAGATGAAGTGGGAATTCCGCCTTCAATCGCCGCCCTGGGCTGGAGTGTTGGCTACGGCGGGAGGCCTTGTGTTCGGCGGCTCAGACGAAGGGAACTTCTATGCGCTTGATGGGTTGAGTGGGAAGCCGCTGTGGGATTTTCAAACAGGCGGAGCGATGGCCGCCAATCCGATCAGCTTCTTGATAGACGGCAAGCAGCATGTCGCGATCGCTGCGGGCCACTCATTGTTTGTGTTCGGCTTGCGATGA
- a CDS encoding aspartyl protease family protein translates to MIIPYRKYKDPDGNLVQLPIVSVRITCNKIVLPVWALIDSGADYSVLNASFAQIFNVDLKKGKKLRLAGVMEGNEFAGYLHQVNIAIKDVGSVDTLVAFTDSERYPDMTILGRYGFFCNFMIKFEEYKKQVEIEVKPSVPFIN, encoded by the coding sequence ATGATCATTCCGTACCGCAAGTATAAAGACCCAGATGGCAATCTCGTACAATTACCGATTGTGTCAGTCCGCATTACGTGTAACAAGATAGTATTACCAGTGTGGGCTCTGATAGATTCCGGTGCAGATTACAGTGTATTGAATGCCTCTTTTGCTCAGATATTCAACGTGGATCTCAAGAAGGGCAAGAAGCTCCGCCTCGCTGGGGTTATGGAAGGAAACGAATTTGCTGGCTATCTACATCAGGTGAACATAGCAATCAAGGACGTGGGAAGTGTAGACACCCTTGTTGCGTTTACTGACTCAGAAAGATATCCGGATATGACAATATTAGGGCGATACGGATTTTTTTGTAACTTTATGATCAAGTTTGAGGAGTACAAAAAGCAGGTAGAAATAGAAGTAAAACCTAGCGTTCCCTTCATCAATTAA
- a CDS encoding glutathione peroxidase, translated as MNSIYDFSLKDIDHKEVSLSQYRGKVVMVVNVASRCGYTPQYEGLQKVYMKYKDRGFVILGFPANNFMSQEPGTDEEIKTFCSTKYSVTFPIFSKISVKGDDIHPLYKFLTGKETNPDFGGDIKWNFSKFLVDKSGKIIARFEPKVTPESDPVIQAIEKALQ; from the coding sequence ATGAACTCGATTTACGACTTCTCGCTAAAAGATATCGATCACAAGGAAGTCAGCCTGAGCCAGTATCGCGGCAAAGTTGTGATGGTCGTCAACGTTGCCAGCAGGTGTGGCTACACTCCTCAATACGAAGGCCTGCAGAAGGTCTACATGAAATACAAGGATCGGGGATTTGTGATTCTCGGATTCCCGGCGAACAACTTCATGTCTCAGGAACCCGGCACTGATGAGGAGATAAAGACGTTTTGCTCGACGAAGTACAGCGTAACCTTCCCCATTTTTTCAAAGATTTCGGTAAAAGGCGACGACATCCATCCGCTGTACAAGTTTCTTACCGGCAAGGAAACGAACCCCGATTTTGGCGGCGACATAAAGTGGAACTTCAGCAAGTTCCTGGTGGACAAGAGCGGGAAGATCATTGCCCGATTCGAGCCGAAGGTGACGCCCGAGAGCGATCCGGTGATTCAAGCAATCGAGAAGGCGCTACAGTAA
- the ychF gene encoding redox-regulated ATPase YchF has translation MKVGLVGFAGSGKTTIFNTLTGLTAEVGGYGAREKANVGVIKVPDHRVDKLAEIFKPKKQTYAEISFVDVAGPQAEDAERVQSGLDPKLVQHMREADALVHVVRTFDNPVLLQGADPARDIRGFDDELMLTDLVQIENRISRLKKEKDSARESEMMERLKAALEGEQPLRDLDLAHEDLAIIAGFRFLSLKPLLVLINQPEEAAGAGAPGGVGELAESKKLSVIAMSGKVEMEIAQLAPEDQREFLQDVGIAEPARDRFIRAAYSLLDLISFLTSGEDECRAWSIKRGTTAHKAAGVIHSDIERGFIKAEVIRFDDLAELGSEARCREHGKLKVEGKDYVVQDGDVVHFRFNV, from the coding sequence ATGAAAGTGGGATTAGTAGGTTTTGCAGGATCGGGAAAGACGACGATCTTCAATACGCTCACCGGGCTCACCGCCGAGGTTGGTGGCTACGGCGCGCGCGAGAAGGCTAACGTCGGGGTGATAAAAGTGCCCGACCATCGGGTCGACAAGCTCGCCGAGATCTTCAAACCGAAGAAACAGACTTATGCGGAGATCAGCTTCGTCGACGTCGCCGGTCCGCAAGCCGAAGACGCCGAGCGGGTCCAATCGGGACTTGACCCGAAACTCGTTCAACACATGCGCGAAGCCGATGCGTTGGTTCACGTCGTCCGCACGTTCGACAATCCGGTGCTGTTGCAAGGCGCCGATCCGGCGCGTGATATTCGCGGGTTCGACGATGAGTTGATGCTGACCGACCTGGTGCAGATCGAGAACCGAATCTCGCGGCTAAAGAAAGAGAAAGACTCGGCGCGCGAGAGCGAGATGATGGAGCGATTGAAGGCGGCGCTCGAAGGCGAACAACCCCTTCGCGATTTGGACCTCGCGCACGAAGATTTGGCGATCATCGCCGGGTTCCGGTTCCTAAGCCTGAAGCCGCTGCTCGTATTGATCAATCAGCCCGAGGAAGCGGCGGGAGCCGGGGCGCCCGGCGGCGTCGGCGAGCTGGCCGAATCGAAGAAACTCAGCGTTATTGCAATGTCAGGGAAGGTCGAAATGGAAATCGCGCAGCTTGCGCCCGAAGACCAGCGCGAGTTCCTTCAAGATGTAGGAATCGCGGAACCGGCGCGCGATCGATTCATCCGCGCGGCATACTCGCTGCTCGACCTCATAAGCTTTCTGACGTCGGGTGAAGACGAATGCCGGGCCTGGTCGATCAAACGAGGAACCACCGCGCACAAGGCGGCGGGCGTAATTCACTCGGACATCGAGCGGGGCTTCATAAAAGCTGAAGTTATTCGATTCGACGACCTCGCGGAATTGGGCAGCGAAGCGCGATGCCGCGAGCACGGCAAACTCAAGGTTGAAGGCAAAGACTACGTTGTGCAGGACGGCGATGTAGTTCACTTCAGGTTTAATGTCTAA
- a CDS encoding GntR family transcriptional regulator, giving the protein MSVPFNIDTAHPTPLYHQLERAIRFAIATGKLGVGDQLPTVRQLAVDLRINANTVAKVYLELERAGVVETRRGVGTFVRARPLAAAHEKDREHELRELEDHFLSTAAHLGFSAKEALEHLRDRLKKKK; this is encoded by the coding sequence ATGAGCGTTCCGTTCAACATTGACACCGCGCATCCGACGCCGCTCTACCATCAGCTCGAGCGGGCGATCCGGTTTGCGATTGCTACCGGCAAATTGGGGGTAGGCGATCAGTTGCCTACTGTCCGACAACTCGCCGTGGACCTGCGAATTAATGCCAACACTGTCGCTAAGGTATACCTGGAGCTTGAACGGGCAGGCGTAGTCGAAACCAGACGAGGTGTGGGGACTTTTGTAAGGGCACGCCCCCTTGCAGCGGCTCACGAAAAAGATCGCGAGCATGAGTTGCGCGAACTCGAAGACCATTTTCTTTCGACGGCGGCTCACCTGGGCTTCTCGGCTAAAGAAGCCCTCGAACATCTGAGGGATCGGCTCAAGAAGAAGAAATGA